Proteins encoded together in one Coffea arabica cultivar ET-39 chromosome 2c, Coffea Arabica ET-39 HiFi, whole genome shotgun sequence window:
- the LOC113722132 gene encoding dof zinc finger protein DOF1.5-like, producing the protein MAESGGGIKLFGATIAVQVRQAKDEGNKGEEQQTVEKRPDKIIPCPRCKSMETKFCYFNNYNVNQPRHFCKNCQRYWTAGGALRNVPVGAGRRKSKPPGRGFVAGLSDGCSLFDDASGVVHQFEFDHHHHGVVEEWHVAAEHGDFQHIFPAKRRRSSTSSNSQPRSSSTLSCS; encoded by the coding sequence ATGGCTGAGAGCGGTGGCGGGATCAAGCTATTTGGAGCAACAATTGCAGTGCAAGTTAGACAAGCCAAAGATGAAGGAAACAAAGGAGAAGAACAACAAACGGTAGAAAAAAGGCCAGACAAGATCATACCATGTCCTAGATGCAAAAGCATGGAAACCAAGTTTTGTTATTTCAACAATTACAATGTTAACCAGCCAAGACACTTTTGCAAGAATTGCCAGAGGTATTGGACGGCTGGAGGGGCCCTTCGAAACGTGCCAGTTGGTGCCGGTCGCCGGAAGTCCAAGCCTCCGGGCCGTGGATTCGTGGCTGGTTTATCAGATGGTTGCAGCTTGTTTGATGATGCTTCTGGGGTGGTGCACCAGTTTGAGtttgatcatcatcatcatggGGTGGTGGAGGAGTGGCACGTGGCAGCAGAGCACGGCGACTTTCAGCACATTTTTCCGGcgaagaggaggaggagcagTACATCATCAAATAGTCAACCTCGTTCATCTTCTACTTTGTCTTGTAGTTGA
- the LOC113726160 gene encoding protein SCAR3 isoform X2, protein MPLVRVEVRSEYGLGAPELYAEANKEDPKAVLEGVAVAGLVGILRQLGDLAEFAGEVFHGLQEQVMITSSRSHKLVVRVQRIEAALPRLEKLVLAQRSHVHFAYTSGANWHSHLRCEQSHFVCSDLPRFIMDSYEHCRGPPHLDLLDKFDPGGPGSCLKRYSDPSFFKRASSGSDGAYIDKVLKEKKGRKIKKKRSVLKTGELSRGASFSNTSSRTQFASQNTDGQTSPFQTVSNYGAAKSDQSVFLGSRCWSVDFDGSSRPSYSMHDEEPAYNGSPLFPGMMQCNDSNYGVSKSDHGDQSMSLGSRYWSGDLEGLSRSSYSMHDEEQAYNESSSFPTGMPHSDSNNFVLVDGKAAVVDDSRSSLSGEQTGPSSFSVTWDGKTEILEPAGTEYYHDETVRTLSMKFDLITEERGAVNLETPKEYDHDENLEALSTNFHGETGSGASHLNAAGEYGYDDTLEAHPTNFNTETEERTSHLRPANRYDQDDSLDTLIDKFGGETEERGVVHFKTAKEHDYAHTAETWSMHSDVETQDRESSHLRAAKEYDHDANLEAHSMDVGIEERRAIQFKAAKEYDFADTSETHLGEFDPKTVDREISDLRGAKGYDHDETLETHSVAFDLEGEDRDDIHLISAGQIDNKEFSIPVSGNIQLDGSKIEAVGQMNAKLGNEDVPIQTFSDIQRDDIDSETDNYVDALNTIESEYETDADGPNKQEVEQYSDSDNQAVDHGLDMFTTGHSVSQSSNAESVGTTSCLPSNGTLGIDVYPQLSETCSGGAVTSDGIISSVPLESCALVQSSPMASKSPDSGSLLDAGFSEISDTSGSSNITSVTSKISSDSKNQSSGVRVCDKITGIFTEPPKLSPELSGVTSATFWTNGGLLGLQPSKPPDFSMPTPSSEVEKSKDDRIGASILKSDITEGRSGSVDESAVPECSTPCQDERRGGILIKKASWLFSSADLGVNLQKLSDPCNQSYIDTSQHNGNSETYGTVVPVSPHTASTRGSLEKSSNSSRMFELGNKLLTNGFHRKPSFEKVDNSTSSPSAVVSELKNGSQNVNVRLISGRSKDMLSSISPLVSPPSSPPLGHMKISFQPINGLEDHKLQLKFPDGNVSNGSGRDMFPSFQLVPEPSIPLHDAGSDSEDDTFCRSSPYGSDCPSRRSDSNSEQWESSESPSSKEPELYDALCRISFTDSVPISGNTGSAVQGEVNNNFRPQIPLARSSGEHSQSGHLFDLPILDTLHPSFMEGNDCDVNSLTELQCYKEPNPSPPPLPPPQWRAMKPQAEIADNRQVVLSENLGFAFDHKFGSTISQHPKPAPLKQEQIIEAAHTMKSKQPDLQKTTRQKAVNQAVLRKEIEENDFLHQIRTKSFNLRRTVTAKPTGTAVPPTGCRK, encoded by the exons ATGCCGTTGGTGAGAGTGGAGGTGAGGAGCGAGTACGGACTGGGAGCTCCGGAGCTCTATGCGGAGGCCAACAAGGAGGATCCGAAGGCCGTTCTAGAGGGCGTCGCCGTTGCTGGCCTCGTCGGGATCTTGCGTCAGCTCGGTGATCTTGCTGA GTTTGCAGGAGAGGTTTTCCATGGCTTACAGGAGCAAGTCATGATAACATCTTCTAGAAGCCATAAGCTGGTGGTGCGTGTACAAAGAATTGAGGCCGCACTTCCTCGACTTGAGAAGTTAGTTTTGGCCCAAAGGAGTCACGTGCACTTTGCCTACACTTCAG GTGCAAATTGGCACTCCCATCTCCGATGCGAACAAAGTCATTTTGTATGTAGTGACTTGCCAAGATTTATCATGGATTCTTATGAACATTGCCGAGGGCCTCCACACTTGGATTTGCTTGACAA ATTTGATCCCGGTGGTCCTGGATCTTGCCTGAAAAGATATTCAGATCCATCATTCTTTAAAAGAGCTTCATCTGGGTCTGATGGGGCATATATTGATAAAGTCTTAAAAGAGAAGAAGGGTCGAAAAATTAAG AAGAAAAGATCTGTGCTCAAGACAGGAGAACTGTCGCGTGGTGCATCATTCTCCAATACCAGCAGCAG AACGCAATTTGCTTCACAAAATACTGATGGCCAAACATCCCCCTTTCAAACAGTCTCGAATTATGGTGCGGCAAAATCAGACCAGTCAGTCTTTTTAGGTTCAAGGTGTTGGTCAGTTGACTTTGATGGATCATCACGACCAAGTTACTCAATGCATGATGAGGAACCTGCGTATAATGGATCTCCATTGTTTCCTGGAATGATGCAATGTAATGACTCGAATTATGGTGTCTCAAAATCAGACCATGGAGACCAGTCAATGTCTTTAGGTTCAAGGTATTGGTCAGGTGACTTGGAGGGTTTATCACGTTCAAGTTACTCGATGCATGATGAGGAACAAGCATACAATGAATCTTCATCGTTTCCCACAGGGATGCCCCATAGTGATTCCAATAATTTTGTTTTAGTGGATGGAAAAGCTGCAGTTGTGGATGACTCTCGGAGTAGCTTATCAGGAGAACAAACTGGTCCCAGTTCATTTTCGGTCACGTGGGATGGAAAGACAGAAATATTGGAGCCTGCAGGTACGGAATATTATCATGATGAGACTGTCAGGACATTGTCTATGAAATTTGACCTTATTACTGAGGAGAGGGGAGCCGTTAATCTTGAAACTCCCAAGGAATATGATCATGATGAGAATCTGGAGGCACTATCAACAAATTTTCATGGAGAAACCGGGAGCGGGGCTAGTCATTTAAATGCTGCCGGGGAATATGGTTATGATGATACTTTAGAGGCACATCCTACAAACTTTAACACAGAAACTGAAGAGAGAACTAGTCATCTCAGACCTGCCAATAGATATGATCAGGATGACAGTCTAGACACACTCATAGATAAATTTGGTGGAGAAACTGAGGAAAGAGGAGTTGTTCATTTCAAAACTGCCAAGGAACATGATTATGCTCACACCGCAGAGACATGGTCGATGCATTCTGATGTTGAAACTCAGGATAGGGAAAGTAGTCATCTCAGAGCTGCCAAGGAATATGATCATGATGCGAATCTGGAGGCACATTCAATGGATGTTGGTATAGAGGAAAGAAGAGCTATTCAATTCAAAGCTGCCAAGGAATATGATTTTGCTGACACTTCAGAGACTCATCTTGGGgaatttgacccaaaaactGTGGATAGGGAAATAAGTGATCTCAGAGGTGCCAAGGGGTATGATCATGATGAGACCTTAGAGACACATTCTGTCGCTTTTGACCTGGAAGGTGAGGACAGGGATGATATTCACTTGATAAGTGCCGGCCAGATAGATAATAAAGAATTCTCCATTCCTGTATCTGGTAATATCCAGCTTGATGGCTCTAAAATTGAAGctgttggtcaaatgaatgccAAACTTGGTAATGAAGATGTGCCAATTCAGACCTTTAGTGATATACAGCGTGATGACATTGATAGTGAGACAGACAATTATGTTGATGCACTTAACACAATTGAGTCAGAGTATGAGACAGATGCAGATGGCCCAAATAAGCAAGAAGTGGAGCAGTATTCCGATTCAGATAATCAAGCAGTAGATCATGGCCTGGATATGTTCACAACAGGGCATTCTGTTAGTCAATCCTCAAATGCTGAATCTGTTGGTACTACAAGCTGTTTGCCAAGTAATGGTACcctgggaattgatgtttaccCCCAGTTATCTGAAACTTGTTCTGGAGGTGCAGTAACATCTGACGGTATAATCAGCTCAGTACCCTTGGAATCTTGTGCCTTGGTGCAATCTTCTCCTATGGCTAGTAAATCTCCGGATTCAGGCAGTCTGCTAGATGCTGGTTTTTCTGAAATTAGTGACACTTCTGGTAGTTCAAATATCACTTCTGTTACAAGCAAGATATCCTCTGACTCCAAAAATCAAAGTTCAGGTGTTCGAGTATGTGATAAGATTACAGGCATTTTTACTGAGCCCCCAAAACTTTCGCCTGAACTTTCCGGTGTTACTTCAGCTACATTCTGGACAAATGGTGGCTTGCTAGGACTTCAGCCATCAAAGCCTCCTGATTTCAGCATGCCTACCCCATCTAGCGAAGTTGAGAAGAGTAAAGATGACAGAATTGGTGCTTCAATCCTAAAGTCAGATATTACAGAGGGGAGATCTGGAAGTGTTGATGAGTCAGCTGTCCCTGAATGTTCTACACCTTGCCAGGATGAGAGAAGGGGTGGCATCTTAATCAAAAAGGCATCATGGTTGTTTTCATCCGCTGATTTAGGAGTCAATCTGCAAAAGTTAAGTGATCCATGCAATCAAAGCTATATTGATACTTCCCAACATAATGGTAATAGTGAAACCTATGGAACTGTTGTGCCAGTCAGTCCACATACTGCATCTACTAGAGGCAGTCTGGAGAAGAGTAGTAATTCATCTCGTATGTTTGAACTCGGCAATAAGCTGCTTACGAATGGATTTCATCGAAAGCCGTCTTTTGAGAAGGTTGATAATTCAACCAGCTCTCCAAGTGCGGTTGTCTCTGAGCTGAAGAATGGCAGCCAAAATGTTAATGTTAGACTGATCTCTGGGAGAAGTAAAGACATGCTGAGCAGTATCTCCCCCCTTGTGTCACCTCCTTCATCGCCACCTCTTGGACATATGAAAATCTCTTTTCAGCCAATCAATGGACTTGAGGATCATAAGCTGCAATTGAAATTTCCTGATGGCAATGTTAGTAATGGAAGCGGCAGAGATATGTTCCCTTCATTTCAGCTGGTCCCAGAGCCTAGTATTCCGTTGCATGATGCTGGTTCAGACTCAGAGGATGATACATTCTGTAGATCCTCGCCGTATGGGTCAGATTGTCCTAGTCGTCGCTCTGATTCAAATTCTGAGCAGTGGGAATCTAGTGAATCTCCCAGTAGTAAGGAACCCGAGTTATATGATGCTCTGTGCAGAATTTCATTCACTGACTCAGTTCCAATATCTGGGAATACTGGATCAGCAGTCCAGGGAGAAGTGAATAACAACTTCAGACCTCAAATACCTTTAGCTAGAAGTAGTGGGGAACATTCTCAATCTGGTCACTTGTTCGATCTCCCAATACTGGATACCCTTCATCCTTCATTCATGGAAGGAAACGATTGTGATGTGAACAGCCTTACTGAACTGCAGTGCTATAAGGAGCCTAATCCTTCACCTCCACCTCTTCCTCCACCACAGTGGCGTGCTATGAAACCGCAAGCAGAGATTGCAGACAACAGACAGGTTGTCTTATCTGAGAATCTCGGTTTTGCATTTGATCACAAGTTTGGATCTACCATTAGTCAGCACCCAAAGCCAGCCCCCCTTAAGCAAGAACAAATTATTGAGGCTGCACATACAATGAAAAGCAAG CAACCAGACTTGCAGAAAACAACTAGGCAAAAAGCGGTCAATCAAGCTGTGCTTAGGaaggaaattgaagaaaatgacTTTTTGCATCAGATCAGGACAAAA TCATTTAATCTCAGACGAACTGTGACGGCTAAGCCAACAGGCACAGCAGTCCCGCCAACAG GCTGTCGGAAGTGA
- the LOC113726160 gene encoding protein SCAR3 isoform X1 has translation MPLVRVEVRSEYGLGAPELYAEANKEDPKAVLEGVAVAGLVGILRQLGDLAEFAGEVFHGLQEQVMITSSRSHKLVVRVQRIEAALPRLEKLVLAQRSHVHFAYTSGANWHSHLRCEQSHFVCSDLPRFIMDSYEHCRGPPHLDLLDKFDPGGPGSCLKRYSDPSFFKRASSGSDGAYIDKVLKEKKGRKIKKKRSVLKTGELSRGASFSNTSSRTQFASQNTDGQTSPFQTVSNYGAAKSDQSVFLGSRCWSVDFDGSSRPSYSMHDEEPAYNGSPLFPGMMQCNDSNYGVSKSDHGDQSMSLGSRYWSGDLEGLSRSSYSMHDEEQAYNESSSFPTGMPHSDSNNFVLVDGKAAVVDDSRSSLSGEQTGPSSFSVTWDGKTEILEPAGTEYYHDETVRTLSMKFDLITEERGAVNLETPKEYDHDENLEALSTNFHGETGSGASHLNAAGEYGYDDTLEAHPTNFNTETEERTSHLRPANRYDQDDSLDTLIDKFGGETEERGVVHFKTAKEHDYAHTAETWSMHSDVETQDRESSHLRAAKEYDHDANLEAHSMDVGIEERRAIQFKAAKEYDFADTSETHLGEFDPKTVDREISDLRGAKGYDHDETLETHSVAFDLEGEDRDDIHLISAGQIDNKEFSIPVSGNIQLDGSKIEAVGQMNAKLGNEDVPIQTFSDIQRDDIDSETDNYVDALNTIESEYETDADGPNKQEVEQYSDSDNQAVDHGLDMFTTGHSVSQSSNAESVGTTSCLPSNGTLGIDVYPQLSETCSGGAVTSDGIISSVPLESCALVQSSPMASKSPDSGSLLDAGFSEISDTSGSSNITSVTSKISSDSKNQSSGVRVCDKITGIFTEPPKLSPELSGVTSATFWTNGGLLGLQPSKPPDFSMPTPSSEVEKSKDDRIGASILKSDITEGRSGSVDESAVPECSTPCQDERRGGILIKKASWLFSSADLGVNLQKLSDPCNQSYIDTSQHNGNSETYGTVVPVSPHTASTRGSLEKSSNSSRMFELGNKLLTNGFHRKPSFEKVDNSTSSPSAVVSELKNGSQNVNVRLISGRSKDMLSSISPLVSPPSSPPLGHMKISFQPINGLEDHKLQLKFPDGNVSNGSGRDMFPSFQLVPEPSIPLHDAGSDSEDDTFCRSSPYGSDCPSRRSDSNSEQWESSESPSSKEPELYDALCRISFTDSVPISGNTGSAVQGEVNNNFRPQIPLARSSGEHSQSGHLFDLPILDTLHPSFMEGNDCDVNSLTELQCYKEPNPSPPPLPPPQWRAMKPQAEIADNRQVVLSENLGFAFDHKFGSTISQHPKPAPLKQEQIIEAAHTMKSKQPDLQKTTRQKAVNQAVLRKEIEENDFLHQIRTKSFNLRRTVTAKPTGTAVPPTGIQVTALLRKANEIRQAVGSDGEDDNWSDT, from the exons ATGCCGTTGGTGAGAGTGGAGGTGAGGAGCGAGTACGGACTGGGAGCTCCGGAGCTCTATGCGGAGGCCAACAAGGAGGATCCGAAGGCCGTTCTAGAGGGCGTCGCCGTTGCTGGCCTCGTCGGGATCTTGCGTCAGCTCGGTGATCTTGCTGA GTTTGCAGGAGAGGTTTTCCATGGCTTACAGGAGCAAGTCATGATAACATCTTCTAGAAGCCATAAGCTGGTGGTGCGTGTACAAAGAATTGAGGCCGCACTTCCTCGACTTGAGAAGTTAGTTTTGGCCCAAAGGAGTCACGTGCACTTTGCCTACACTTCAG GTGCAAATTGGCACTCCCATCTCCGATGCGAACAAAGTCATTTTGTATGTAGTGACTTGCCAAGATTTATCATGGATTCTTATGAACATTGCCGAGGGCCTCCACACTTGGATTTGCTTGACAA ATTTGATCCCGGTGGTCCTGGATCTTGCCTGAAAAGATATTCAGATCCATCATTCTTTAAAAGAGCTTCATCTGGGTCTGATGGGGCATATATTGATAAAGTCTTAAAAGAGAAGAAGGGTCGAAAAATTAAG AAGAAAAGATCTGTGCTCAAGACAGGAGAACTGTCGCGTGGTGCATCATTCTCCAATACCAGCAGCAG AACGCAATTTGCTTCACAAAATACTGATGGCCAAACATCCCCCTTTCAAACAGTCTCGAATTATGGTGCGGCAAAATCAGACCAGTCAGTCTTTTTAGGTTCAAGGTGTTGGTCAGTTGACTTTGATGGATCATCACGACCAAGTTACTCAATGCATGATGAGGAACCTGCGTATAATGGATCTCCATTGTTTCCTGGAATGATGCAATGTAATGACTCGAATTATGGTGTCTCAAAATCAGACCATGGAGACCAGTCAATGTCTTTAGGTTCAAGGTATTGGTCAGGTGACTTGGAGGGTTTATCACGTTCAAGTTACTCGATGCATGATGAGGAACAAGCATACAATGAATCTTCATCGTTTCCCACAGGGATGCCCCATAGTGATTCCAATAATTTTGTTTTAGTGGATGGAAAAGCTGCAGTTGTGGATGACTCTCGGAGTAGCTTATCAGGAGAACAAACTGGTCCCAGTTCATTTTCGGTCACGTGGGATGGAAAGACAGAAATATTGGAGCCTGCAGGTACGGAATATTATCATGATGAGACTGTCAGGACATTGTCTATGAAATTTGACCTTATTACTGAGGAGAGGGGAGCCGTTAATCTTGAAACTCCCAAGGAATATGATCATGATGAGAATCTGGAGGCACTATCAACAAATTTTCATGGAGAAACCGGGAGCGGGGCTAGTCATTTAAATGCTGCCGGGGAATATGGTTATGATGATACTTTAGAGGCACATCCTACAAACTTTAACACAGAAACTGAAGAGAGAACTAGTCATCTCAGACCTGCCAATAGATATGATCAGGATGACAGTCTAGACACACTCATAGATAAATTTGGTGGAGAAACTGAGGAAAGAGGAGTTGTTCATTTCAAAACTGCCAAGGAACATGATTATGCTCACACCGCAGAGACATGGTCGATGCATTCTGATGTTGAAACTCAGGATAGGGAAAGTAGTCATCTCAGAGCTGCCAAGGAATATGATCATGATGCGAATCTGGAGGCACATTCAATGGATGTTGGTATAGAGGAAAGAAGAGCTATTCAATTCAAAGCTGCCAAGGAATATGATTTTGCTGACACTTCAGAGACTCATCTTGGGgaatttgacccaaaaactGTGGATAGGGAAATAAGTGATCTCAGAGGTGCCAAGGGGTATGATCATGATGAGACCTTAGAGACACATTCTGTCGCTTTTGACCTGGAAGGTGAGGACAGGGATGATATTCACTTGATAAGTGCCGGCCAGATAGATAATAAAGAATTCTCCATTCCTGTATCTGGTAATATCCAGCTTGATGGCTCTAAAATTGAAGctgttggtcaaatgaatgccAAACTTGGTAATGAAGATGTGCCAATTCAGACCTTTAGTGATATACAGCGTGATGACATTGATAGTGAGACAGACAATTATGTTGATGCACTTAACACAATTGAGTCAGAGTATGAGACAGATGCAGATGGCCCAAATAAGCAAGAAGTGGAGCAGTATTCCGATTCAGATAATCAAGCAGTAGATCATGGCCTGGATATGTTCACAACAGGGCATTCTGTTAGTCAATCCTCAAATGCTGAATCTGTTGGTACTACAAGCTGTTTGCCAAGTAATGGTACcctgggaattgatgtttaccCCCAGTTATCTGAAACTTGTTCTGGAGGTGCAGTAACATCTGACGGTATAATCAGCTCAGTACCCTTGGAATCTTGTGCCTTGGTGCAATCTTCTCCTATGGCTAGTAAATCTCCGGATTCAGGCAGTCTGCTAGATGCTGGTTTTTCTGAAATTAGTGACACTTCTGGTAGTTCAAATATCACTTCTGTTACAAGCAAGATATCCTCTGACTCCAAAAATCAAAGTTCAGGTGTTCGAGTATGTGATAAGATTACAGGCATTTTTACTGAGCCCCCAAAACTTTCGCCTGAACTTTCCGGTGTTACTTCAGCTACATTCTGGACAAATGGTGGCTTGCTAGGACTTCAGCCATCAAAGCCTCCTGATTTCAGCATGCCTACCCCATCTAGCGAAGTTGAGAAGAGTAAAGATGACAGAATTGGTGCTTCAATCCTAAAGTCAGATATTACAGAGGGGAGATCTGGAAGTGTTGATGAGTCAGCTGTCCCTGAATGTTCTACACCTTGCCAGGATGAGAGAAGGGGTGGCATCTTAATCAAAAAGGCATCATGGTTGTTTTCATCCGCTGATTTAGGAGTCAATCTGCAAAAGTTAAGTGATCCATGCAATCAAAGCTATATTGATACTTCCCAACATAATGGTAATAGTGAAACCTATGGAACTGTTGTGCCAGTCAGTCCACATACTGCATCTACTAGAGGCAGTCTGGAGAAGAGTAGTAATTCATCTCGTATGTTTGAACTCGGCAATAAGCTGCTTACGAATGGATTTCATCGAAAGCCGTCTTTTGAGAAGGTTGATAATTCAACCAGCTCTCCAAGTGCGGTTGTCTCTGAGCTGAAGAATGGCAGCCAAAATGTTAATGTTAGACTGATCTCTGGGAGAAGTAAAGACATGCTGAGCAGTATCTCCCCCCTTGTGTCACCTCCTTCATCGCCACCTCTTGGACATATGAAAATCTCTTTTCAGCCAATCAATGGACTTGAGGATCATAAGCTGCAATTGAAATTTCCTGATGGCAATGTTAGTAATGGAAGCGGCAGAGATATGTTCCCTTCATTTCAGCTGGTCCCAGAGCCTAGTATTCCGTTGCATGATGCTGGTTCAGACTCAGAGGATGATACATTCTGTAGATCCTCGCCGTATGGGTCAGATTGTCCTAGTCGTCGCTCTGATTCAAATTCTGAGCAGTGGGAATCTAGTGAATCTCCCAGTAGTAAGGAACCCGAGTTATATGATGCTCTGTGCAGAATTTCATTCACTGACTCAGTTCCAATATCTGGGAATACTGGATCAGCAGTCCAGGGAGAAGTGAATAACAACTTCAGACCTCAAATACCTTTAGCTAGAAGTAGTGGGGAACATTCTCAATCTGGTCACTTGTTCGATCTCCCAATACTGGATACCCTTCATCCTTCATTCATGGAAGGAAACGATTGTGATGTGAACAGCCTTACTGAACTGCAGTGCTATAAGGAGCCTAATCCTTCACCTCCACCTCTTCCTCCACCACAGTGGCGTGCTATGAAACCGCAAGCAGAGATTGCAGACAACAGACAGGTTGTCTTATCTGAGAATCTCGGTTTTGCATTTGATCACAAGTTTGGATCTACCATTAGTCAGCACCCAAAGCCAGCCCCCCTTAAGCAAGAACAAATTATTGAGGCTGCACATACAATGAAAAGCAAG CAACCAGACTTGCAGAAAACAACTAGGCAAAAAGCGGTCAATCAAGCTGTGCTTAGGaaggaaattgaagaaaatgacTTTTTGCATCAGATCAGGACAAAA TCATTTAATCTCAGACGAACTGTGACGGCTAAGCCAACAGGCACAGCAGTCCCGCCAACAGGTATCCAGGTTACTGCACTTCTGCGGAAGGCAAATGAAATTCGCCAG GCTGTCGGAAGTGATGGCGAAGATGATAATTGGAGCGACACTTAA